The stretch of DNA TTGCCCTAAGTAACGGCTTTTCTTACAATGTGGATGATCATTCCCTATGGTATGATACCTTGCAAGTACCCCTCAGTAATTATGAAAAAAAACTTCTCTTCTTATTGGTTAAAAACAGAGGTAATTTTATCTCAACCGATCTCATTCATGACTACGTATGGGAAGGTAAGGAAGTCGGTGACAATGATATTCGTATGCTGATTAAAAAGTTGCGTGACAAGACCGATAAAGACTTCATTATTACCGCAAAAGGAATAGGATATAAAATTGAAAAATGAGACCAAAAACGCTTTTATTTTTGCAATCATTTTTACATTTTTAACGCTTCTTGTCGTTTTATTTCCCATTTTAAACTACTTAAGTGTCTCCATGCGCCTCAACCAAGTCAATCAAGAGGTACAATTAAAATCCTACGCAAAAGAGATCGAAAATACAATTTATAGTATTTCTCCTTTGCAAAAAACTTTTCTTTTCCCACGCTCTATCATTTATAAAACAGCCCTTTTAGATGCCAACAATCATATCGTTTTTTCTCTCATCGAAGAGCCTATTCCTAGCTTTAGTGATGAATATATGCACAGTGAAAACTCTCTTTTTTACAAACATCAACTCTTGCCAAATCCTTTACATGTAAAGTTTCTCATCGTGCAAAAAGAGCTCTCTCACTCTCAAGTTATTTTTGATATTTTGGTCATTATCGCCGTTGTATTAGTAGGAATGTTTGTTATTTCTTACTTACTGCTTCAAATTCTTTTGAAACCTTACATTGAAACGTCATCACGTATGAACAGTTTTTTTACAGATGTTATGCATGAACTCAAAACGCCACTTGGAATAATGCAACTTAACATCGAAGGGTTAGTTGAAAAGTATAAAGATAAACGCCTTAATCGTACACTTGCAGCACTCTCTACACTTTCAACGCTTTACGATGATTTAGAGTACCTCATCAAAAATAAAACGATTACCTACACAACAGAAATCTTGAATTTTTCTACCTTTTTAGAAGATCGCATTAGCTACTTTGAAGCACTGAGCTCATCTAAAGAGATCATCATTACTTCACAGATTGAACCTGAGCTCTATCTTGCCATCAATCGCATTGAGTTACAGCGCGTCATTGATAACAATCTCACCAATGCGATCAAATATTCTTCGCCTCAAACAACAATCAAAGTTACATTAAGTAATCAAAAAGAATTTATTTTCTTTAGTGTAAGAGATCAAGGGGTAGGGATAAAAGAGGTTGATAAGATTTTTGAGCGTCACTACAGAGGTGATATTTATAAAGGTGGTTTTGGAATCGGACTTAGTATTGTCAAAAGTATTTGTGAAAAATATCACATTACAATTGAAGTAAAATCGGAAGAAAATAAAGGAAGTGAGTTTGTCTATCGGTTTGTAAAGGAGGTGGAGGAGAAAATCTCCCCCGAAGAATTATAGTGCTGTTACGTTCTCAGCTTGTGGGCCTTTTGGACCTTCGCCTAGTTCGTAAGTTACTTTTTGGCCTTCTGCCAAAGATACACGACCATAACCTGATCTATTTACTTGACGAAAGTGTACGAATACATCTTTTCCGCCATCATTTGGTTGGATAAAACCAAAACCTTTTTCGTTGTTAAACCATTTAACGGTTCCCTCTAATAAAGCCATCTAATGCTCCTGTGTAAAAATACTTCATTGCTGAAGTGGTCGAAAAGTAGAAAATTGAGTATTTTTGGAGTATTTTAGGATGCTAACTAAAGGTCACGTATCAAAAAACTACCAAAGATGAACTCGAACCTCATCTTTCTAGGAAAATATAGTATCTTATTTTTTAAAATAAAGCAAATTTAAATCGCTTTTAACTATACTGAGTCCATGAAAATAGCAAAAACATACGCACTTTACAGCGCACTCATCCTCTTCTGTGCCTTCATTTTAATGGCAAGTGTCTGGGTAAGTCAAAAAACACAAGAGCAGCACCAAATCAAACAAGAACAAATGAGTGTGTTTGAGCGATACAAAGCGGTCTTAAATCTTGAAAGTACCTCGATTAGACAGGTTACCTATGACTACTCTCGTTGGGATGAAATGGTGGCATTTGTCAACAAACAAAATTTGGTCTGGAGCCAAGGTAATTTAGACCCTATATTAGAGACTTTTAAAATCTCTTATATTTTTGTTTTTGATGCTGCGCAAAACCAAGTTTATACCCATAAATCAGCTCATGCTGATGCCCTTAATTTTGATTTAACATCATTTGATCCAACTTCTTCCTTATTTAAAGAATTTTTTTACATTCATAATGGAAAATTTATTCAGTTTTTTTTAGCCCCCATTCATTATTCGGCTGACTTAGAACGAAGTGGTAAACCATTGGGATTTTTTCTTTTGGGACGGGTTATGGACGATGCTTTTTTTGCCAATATGGAACTCATTACGTTAGGGAAAGCTTCTCTTTCTACAAGTCTGAATCATCCTTCGTCAGAGGATCACTTTCACATTTCTCTCTCTTCTTTACAAAATGAGATTATTGGTTATATTGATTTTTACTATTCGCCTTCCGTTATTTTATTTATCTCAGAACTACAAAATTCTATTCTATTCGCAGGCATTGCCATTACGCTCTTTGCTATTTTTCTTTTCTATATACTAACGCGCGCCATACTTTTCATACCTATAAAACATATCTCTATGGCACTTAAAACGCATCATCTTGGGTATATTTATTCTCTTTCCAAACAAGAAAATGAGCTTGGCGAAATAGCACATCTTATTGGAGAACATGAAAAGCAAACAAAACTTTTGGAGCATTATAAGGAAGCTATTGATGAAAACACCATTGTTTCTAAAACAGATACCAAAGGTATCATTACCTATGCTAACGACCAATTTATTGCAATTTCCGGCTATTCAAGAAACGAGCTTTTAGGTCAACCTCACAACATTGTCCGCCATCCCGATAATCCCGCAAGCTTATTTAAAGAGATGTGGGAAATCCTTAAATCTGGCAAACCCTGGAAAGGTATCATTAAAAATAAACGTAAAGATGGCTCTTCCTATTATGTTAAGTCGGTTATTGTGCCTCTGCTTGATACAAATGGTGACATTCAAGAGTACATTGCCATTCGTTATGATGTCAGCGAACTTTTTGAGCAAGTCGAACACTTTCGCAAAGAAAAACTCACAGAACTACCAAGCCGTAAGGTTTTATTTGAAAAAATTGAGCAATCAAAAGATCCACATCTGGCGATTTTAAATATTTGCGGCTTTCGCGATATCAATACATTGCATGGACAAGCCTTTGGTGATATTTACTTACGCCATTTAGTGGCAAAAATCAATTATCTTTTATCAAATACTTGGATTTTATTTCACCTACAGGGTGATGAGTTTGCGCTCTTTTGTGATGATTTAATTTCACAAAAAGAATTTATCGAAGAGGCACAAAGACTTTTTGCTACCTTAAGCCATGAAGGCTTATTTATTGATCATCAGTACTATCCACTCTCTCTTCGTATGGGTATTGCAAATGGTTTGGAATACCTCTACAATCGTGCTGAAATCGCGATAAAAGAAGCTAGAGATTCTCATAAATCGGTTGTAATCTATGATGATAATGAAGGCTTTGAGCAACGCCTACAAAAAGATATTCAGTGGAATGAAACCATCCGCCATGCTCTTAAGGAGAACCGTTTTACGATCTTTTTGCAAGAAATCATTCCTTTACATGTCAAAAATGGTGAGCGTAAAAAATATGAGGTACTCATTCGTCTTATTGACAACAATGGGCACATTATCTCACCTTTTCATTTTCTTGATCTTGCCAAACGTATGCACCTCTACGATCAACTTACTCGCTTTGTACTTCAGGAGGGCTTTCGTGCTGCCCTTGAATTGCATTGTGATGTTTCAATCAATATTACCAAAGAAGATATTTTAAATCTAGAAACAACCACTTACTTAATGAATTTATTAAAGCAATACCCTATGTTAAAAAAACGTATTATCCTAGAGCTTGTTGAATCTGAAGGCATTGAAGACTCTGTTGAAGTGCGAAACTTTTTGCAACAAGCAAGAACAAATGGCTGTTTACTTGCTATCGATGATTTTGGAGCAGGCTATTCTAACTTTGAGTACCTTTTACGTTTAAATGTTGATTTTATTAAAATTGATGGTTCACTTATCAAGCACCTTGACACAGATGCCAATGCCTATGCAACCGTCAAAACAATTACACATTTTGCAAAAAACCTTGATATTTTGGTTGTAGCAGAGTTTGTGCATAACAAAGAGATTTTAGATAAAGTACAAGAACTTGGCATCGACTATGCACAAGGCTTTTACTTACATGAGCCTTCTCCTAAACCCAAAATAAAGAGTTTAAATGTTAGAAATTGAACACTTTTTAAAAGTTGTTGAAAACGATGCATTTGTTGAAGGTCATGAAGTTTTAGAAGAAGCATGGCATCGGCTCAAAAAACTTCCCGAATATGAAGAGGAAGCCAAAATTCTCAAAGGGCTTATTAACGCCTCTACGGCTTTAGCATTAGCGTGTAAGGGCAAAAAAGAGGGAGCTCTCAGAGTGTGGCAAACCTATGAAAAATACGCTCCACTTATCAACACGACACCATCATCTCATAAAAAATTATATAAAGAGGCTCAAACGCTTCTTTTGCGTAAATATGCTCTTTACATGTAAAATGTAGAAAAAATCAAATAAACCGAAATGACCCAAAGCATATAATTTAAAAGAGCGGTATAACGCTTTTCATTAATGCGTTCATGAATTTTATTGCCAATCCAAAAACCCACCAGCGAGATGACTACAAAAAGTGCAATAAGAGCACTAATTTCCAGAGTAAAACTTCCATGGTAACCAAAAATCATAATTTGCAATGTCTTATTGGCAATAAAGCAAAAACTCATCACACCGATAGCATGTTTTTTATCAAGCTTGAGTTCTAAAATCAGCATAATTAAAACGGGCGACATAATGTTTGCCATCCCGCCAACCAAACCACTTAAAAGCCCCATTGCAACGGTAACACTTCCTTGTCGTTTTGAGACTGCACGCGTTAATGAAAAACGTAATCGCTCTTTATTGAGGTAAAAAAGCATCACTCCTGCTACAACCAGTTTATAATAGTGATTGTAATAAGCCACAAGTAGATGTGTCCCTATAATGCTCCCAACCATAACCGAGAGAATGAGCGGCCAAAACTCCTTCCAAATGTCGGTAAATGAGTTTGCTTTTTTAAGACTAATGATGTTCGTAATCAGTGTAGGAAAAAGTGTGTATAAAACAGCAAGTTTTAGGTCTAAAAAGAGAACAAAAAGCGGTGTTGCGATCATGGGAAAGCCAAAACCAACAATGCCATGGAAAAACCCTGCCAGCAGGACTATAAGAATTTCAAAAGCAAAAAACTCACCTTGCATGCTTATAATACCAGTTCATGGTATCTTCTCCCACTTTTTGAGAGAAAATCTTTTGCAATCCTTCTGGTAAACGAATTGCCTCGCCCTCTTTCTCATGGGGTGATTCAAAAATCAAGTACCATTCTATTTCGCAACTAAGAGTATCCAGTAAACCTTGCCCACCTTCAACCATGACCATTGAATAGTCATTGATCTTATCCAAAGTATCCGCAATCATTACAGAGCGATTCGGAATATTAAAAAGAGGTATCGTTTGATCAAACGTTTTTTGTTTAGAGTAAATCAGCACATCGGGAGCCTTGCCCTTGCACAATCTTGCATCTAAAATAGGTTTATCAATTCGCACGGTATTACCACCAATAACCAAAAGATCACAGTGATCGCGTAAATGATGAACCATTAAACGCGAATCCAAAGAGGTGATAATCCCTCCTGTTGCCACGCCGTTACTGCTGACAGCTAATTTGAAAAAAACAAAAGGACGTTTTTGCTCTTTACATGTAAAAGGGGTAAGCAGAAGATCACACTTCTTTTTCAGGCATCCAAAGAGCACATCAACGCCTTTGCTTTGAAGGTATGTGCCTCCTCCTTTGGCTCTTTCGCTCTCATCGTATGAGCCAATCACTATGCGCTTAAGGCCTAGTTCTTCAATCAATGATGAACAAGGAGGTGTTTTGCCAAAATGATGACATGGTTCTAGGGTTACATGTAAAGAGAGTTTGTGAAAAAGATTGTTGTGGTGTTTTTTTAAAAAAGTATGTAATTGCGCTGCATCTTCTATATCATTGATGCGTGAATCGTGAGTTAAAGCTTCATAAGCCGCTTTAAGAGCAAGTACTTCAGCATGAGGAGTACCTGCTTTTTTGTGCGCACCAATGCCTAAGACATCCCCTTCGATATTGCTAACAACAGCGCCTACAGCAGGATTTGGGAACGTTAACACTTGACGCGTCCAAGCGGCATCAAGTGCTTTTTGCATTAAAATTGCGTCAAATGCGCTTACCATTCAAAATAAGTTCGAGCACTTTCAATCTCATCCAGAGAAATCTGTTTGAGTTCATTTTCAACGCGCACAGAAGCAACGTTACCATCAAAGGCTTCAAGTAGACCAATAAATTTCTCTTTGGTATTAAGCTTCACTTTAACTTTTTCACCTATGGAAGCTGAAAAATGTTCTGGTTTTGTAAGTTTTCGCTCAATTCCTGGAGAGCTGACTTCAAAAAGATACTCACCCTCAAGTGGTGGTTCCAAGTCAAAAATAGGTGATAAAATGCGACTAATCTCAGCACATTTATCAAGGCTGATGCCTTCTTTTGAGGTAATGTAAATGCGAAAAATTTTTTTATCAAATTCGTTTGCTACTTCTGTATCGTACAAAGCCACACCGCAGCTCTCTACAATTTTGACAATTTGTTCTTTATCAATCATCGCTTTTTTTACCTTTTTTTAGCTCTTCTTCGACTTTCGCAAACAAGGCATCCATTTTATTCTGTCGCTCGAGGCTATCATCGAAGCGAAATTTGAAATGCGGGCAACGAAACCAGCCTTCTGCTTGCATACAGTGTGTTTGAATGTGACGCTGAACACGATCTAAATGAGAGACGATATAACGCTTCTCAGCTTCATCATAGACCGAGCCATCCAAATAAACAATCGCATCATACTTACCGCGGCTACACTCAACGTCGATCACGCATACGCCGCGTAGCATCTCATCCTCTAAGGTTGAAAGCGCCTCAGGGATTAACTCCCTCAAAACGCTTTGCGTTCTTTGAATCTTGATACTTTTATCTATCATAGTTTTGCTTTTTCTTCAACCTCTTTAAAGCTTTCGATATAATCGCCTACTTTAATATCAGTGTAGCCTTCAATGCCCACACCACATTCATAACCTTTACCCACTTCTCTTACATCATCTTTGAAGCGTTTGAGTGATGAAACACTGCCTTCATAGATGATAACGCCATCGCGAATAACCCTAATTTTAACACCTCTATTGATGGTACCATCGGTTACGATACAACCAGCAATATGCCCCAATTTTGGTACGGCAAAGACTTCTCTAACCATTGCTTGTCCAATGTTTTCTTCACGAATAACAGGAGCCATAAGACCTGTTACTATGTTTGTGACATCATCAATCAAATCATAAATAATGTTATACGTTTTAATTTCAACGCCAGCACTTCTAGCTTTTTCTTTAACGACACCTGTAGGACGTACATGGAATCCTAAAATGATACAGTCTGAACTTGCACTCGCAAGCGCTACATCACTCTCTGTAATACCACCAATACCTGCACTAACGATATTAACTTTAGTTTCAGCATTTCTGATCTTCTCAAGGCTACCTTTAATCGCTTCAAGACTGCCTTGAACATCCGCTTTAATAATAACTGGTAATGTTTTTAAAGCACCCTCAGCAATCATCGCACTTAAATCATCTAAACTTACTTTAGTTGTTTTAGAAAGCTCTTTTTGGCGTAAATATTCAGCTTTTTTCTTCGCATATTCGCGTGCTATTTTATCTGACTTAACGCTAATAAGCGTATCACCCGCAGCTGGTACTTCACTAAGCCCCAGAACAACAACAGGCTCACCAGGAAGCGCCTCTTTGACAGAATGTCCAAGATCATCAAGCAAGGCTTTCACTTTACCAAAAGCAACACCAGCAACAACAATATCGCCTACCCTCATCGTACCATCTTGTATAACAACGGTTGCGACAGGACCTCGTCCTTTTTCTAGTGAACTTTCAATAACGGTCGCTTTAACTTCGCGGCTTGGGTCAGCTTTAAGCTCTAAAAGATCCGCTTGTAATAGAATAGTTTCCAAAAGGTCTTCAATACCCATACCTGTTTTAGCAGATACCGGTACAAACTCATGCTCTCCACCCCAATCAACAGGCGTAATGCCAAGTTCTGCAAGCTGTGCTTTTACAAGATCTGGATTGGCTGATTCTTTATCCATTTTATTGACAGCAATAATAATAGGAACACCTGCTGCTTTTGCATGCTCAACTGCCTCTTTAGTTTGAGGTTTCACACCATCATCGGCTGCAACAACAACAATAACAATGTCAGTTACTTTCGCACCACGTGAACGCATTTCTGTAAAGGCTTCGTGACCTGGAGTATCGATAAAAGTAATGTTTCTACCATTTTTTTCTACCATGTACGCACCCACGTGTTGGGTAATACCACCCGCCTCGCCAGCAGCAACTTTGGCACTTCTAATATAATCAAGTAATGAAGTTTTACCATGATCTACGTGACCCATAATGGTAATAACAGGAGCGCGCTCTACGAGATTCTGCTCACTCGCTTCACCCTCTTCATCATAAGCTTTTACGTAGTCAAAAGACTCTTGATCATTGACGGTTGTAACATTAATGCCAAAGGTCTCCGCTAAAATTTCAATAGAATCTTTATCTAAAAAGTCATTTTTAGTAAACATAACACCCAGTGAGAAAAGCTCTTTAATGACTTCACTTACAGGTTTATTGATCTTCTCTGCAAATTCATAAACCCTAATCTCTTCAGGAATCTCAATCGCACTAACGGCTTCTGCTTCTTGAACTTGAGTAGGACGACGTCTACGTTTGCGCCCAACTCTTTGAATTCCCTGCATCACAAAATTGGTTTTTTTAGTCGTTCTAATTTGACTTGGATCGATCTGTTTCTTCTTTTTGGCTTCTTCATTGACCGTAATGCCGACATTAAGATCTGGAAGAACGATCATGCCGTCTTCTTCAGTATCAATATTGGTATCTGCCATTTCAATATTTAAAGCAATATCCAATTTTTCAGTATTGGTTTTCTTCTCGGCAGGTACTTTTTTAAGTTTCTTTTTTTTCTTCTGAAGTTCACTGGCACTGTTTGAAGAAGAGAACATTGACTCAATGCTTCTTGAAGGAGTGTTCTCACGAGAGCCATAAAAAGATGATGGACTTTGTTTCTCTTCAACTTCGACCTCTTTAACATCAGGTCTTTTCTTTTTAACAATCACCAAGCCTCTGCGTTTACGTACATTGGTTGGATCTAATTTATCTTCCATATCCTCTTCTTCATCTTCACCCAAAGTTTCTACAGATACTTTGTTAGCCGTTTCTTTTTGAGGAACAGCTTTTTCGATATGCCCAGTTTCGAGCTCTTTTTCTTTCAAGGTTTTGGTTTTAGGAACAACAACTTCGTGTACTTTTGGTTTTTCAACGACAGGCGGTGTCTCGACGACTTCAACTTTTTTAATCTCTGGAGCTTTTGGTTGAGGAGACGGTTTGCTAACTTGTGCATTCTCTCCACTCAATACATAGTTCATGAGTTTTTCGGCATCTTCTGTACTGATTGAACTTGAATGCCCTTTGACATCAAGACCAAGATCTATCGCTTTGTCGACGATTTCTTTGTTCTTCATGCCCAGTTCTTTTGCTATTTCGGTTATACGAACTTTATCCATTCGACCCTGTCTCCTTAAATATTTTACCAAATTCCATCATTGCTTTGTGATTTGTTTTGCATTTATTGTTGAGTATTTTTACAACTTTCTTTTCATTGTTTGTCATACATGCCTTGCAGATATAAAAGCTTCTTCCTACTTTGGAAAAGAGCACGAGCTCTCCATTTACAATCTGCAATCTTTGTAAACTTTCTTGCAAAGATCTTTCTCTACAAACAATGCACATTCGTATGGGTTGACTCATTTTTGCGCCTGATTATATCAAATTTTAGCTGTCTTTCAGCTTTTTACGATTTCAAAACCGTTATTATCTAATTCAAAGATTTCTACTCTAAACATTCCAAACGCACTTTTAAGCGCATTTGCAACCCTTGGAGCATCTTCGGCCTTAACAAGATTGAAAAATGATGAGCCACTTCCTGAGAGCGTACTCATTAATGCGCCGTTTTTTAAAGCAATCTCACGCACTTCAAAAAGCTCTTTTAATTGCTTCATACGACGATGTTCATGCATGCAATCCCTCGATGCTACCCTTAAAAATTCCCAATTTTCACTGAAAAAAGCTGCTGTCAGCAACGATGCACGGGAGAGATTGTAAACCACATTTTTCATCATATAAGACCTTGGAAGGAGCGTCCTTGAATGTGCCGTGGACATGGGACGATCAGGAATGACCATCACCACTTTGAGCTTTTCACTCAACTCTTTTTTTAGCGTTCTAACTTTTCCATTTTCAACCACTGAACTTGTAAACCCACCATGAACTGCTGGAGCAATATTATCAGGATGTGTCTCATAAAGGATTGCTTTATTGAGAATACTTTCTCTGCTTGCCTTTACACCTGCCATTTCATAAGCACTTGCTATGGCACCTACGATCACCGCAGAACTACTACCTAGCCCTCTTGAAAAGGGAATATTATTATAAAACTCAAAACGAAAAGGATCTTTTCTGCCCGTAAGTTCTTGATATATGTCATAAAAAATTGAGACGAAAATATTGTTTTTCTTAAGCTTTGCATTCTCTTCACCTTCTCCCTTAACAGAGATACTTTGGTAACTTGAAGGTTTAATACAAACTTCGTTATACAGCGCAATGGCAAGACCTAAACAATCAAATCCGGGTCCTAAATTGGCACTGGTCGCTGGTATTTTTATCTTCACGCATCGCTCCTAAACTGCTGGTAACATATAAAGTGGTTCAACATCATCGTTAAAAAGGGCCTCATCTAAAACTTCCGGAAGTGTAAAGGACTGTTCAATGGGATCATCCAAACGCTTCATTACAATCTCATGCGCCTCTTTTATAAAATAGAGATTGCGCATCGCGCGAATAGGTCTGCTCTGATTAAAGACAAACCCATCACATGCCAGAAGAGGAATTTTTAATGCAATACTCAGTGTTTTTAAAAAAATGTAAGTAATTTTAATTGCCATAAAGCTTCCAGGCCCTCTAGCAAAAAAGAGTCGTACGGGTCGATACACTTTCAAAATTTCTTCGAACAGTAAGGGTAATGCCTCACTGGTTTGGTCTGTTGTTTCAAAAGTTTTAATCAATTGGTTATTTTCATAAATGCCTACATGTAAAGGCGAAGTAAGTGTGATAACAACAATATCAACAGCCGTTTTTATGCGTAAACCTTTTCAAACTCTTGTGCTTTTTCCACACTGAGCGTTCTAATTTCATAATTGCTTGGATCTCTTAAAATGGCTTTTGTTAGTTCATGGTTGAGATTATGGCTACCTGCAAATGAGGTATAATCTCCTACAAAAGGAGCTCCTAATAATGAAAGATCCCCAATCGCATCGAGTATTTTATGCCTCACAAACTCATTAGAAAAACGTAATCCTTCAGGATTTAAAATTTTATTATCATCCATAACGACAGCATTATCAAGCGATCCACCCAGAGCAAGTCCACGAGAACGCAACATCTGCACATCTTTTAGAAACCCAAAAGTACGAGCACGAGCTATCTCTTCAATAAAGTTCTTTTTACTAAATTCGAAACTATACTCTTGTCTACCAATGGAAGGATGGCTAAATTCAATCATAAAATTGTACGAAGGTTTTAAGCTAGGCGTTACACGTGCAAATTTTTTTCCATCTTGCACTTCAACTTCTTTTTTGATAATTAACACTTGCTTGGTTGCTTCAAGTTTTCGAATTCCCGCCTCATCCAGCATCATACAAAAACTCGCACTACTTCCATCCATGACAGGCACTTCTGCACCATCTAATACAACTCTAATATTATCAATCCCATACGCATAGACAGCTGAGAGAAGATGCTCAATCGTTGAGATATAAGCACTCGAATTACCAATAACCGTAGCCATTTGGGTGTTCACAACATTTTGAGGCAATGCTTGAACCA from Sulfurospirillum oryzae encodes:
- the thrB gene encoding homoserine kinase, which encodes MKIKIPATSANLGPGFDCLGLAIALYNEVCIKPSSYQSISVKGEGEENAKLKKNNIFVSIFYDIYQELTGRKDPFRFEFYNNIPFSRGLGSSSAVIVGAIASAYEMAGVKASRESILNKAILYETHPDNIAPAVHGGFTSSVVENGKVRTLKKELSEKLKVVMVIPDRPMSTAHSRTLLPRSYMMKNVVYNLSRASLLTAAFFSENWEFLRVASRDCMHEHRRMKQLKELFEVREIALKNGALMSTLSGSGSSFFNLVKAEDAPRVANALKSAFGMFRVEIFELDNNGFEIVKS
- the lpxC gene encoding UDP-3-O-acyl-N-acetylglucosamine deacetylase, producing MKQTTLAKAVSGVGIGLHKGEPISIRLEPLEANSGILFYRSDVGLLVQALPQNVVNTQMATVIGNSSAYISTIEHLLSAVYAYGIDNIRVVLDGAEVPVMDGSSASFCMMLDEAGIRKLEATKQVLIIKKEVEVQDGKKFARVTPSLKPSYNFMIEFSHPSIGRQEYSFEFSKKNFIEEIARARTFGFLKDVQMLRSRGLALGGSLDNAVVMDDNKILNPEGLRFSNEFVRHKILDAIGDLSLLGAPFVGDYTSFAGSHNLNHELTKAILRDPSNYEIRTLSVEKAQEFEKVYA